Proteins co-encoded in one Rhodopirellula bahusiensis genomic window:
- a CDS encoding DUF255 domain-containing protein, producing the protein MRLTSKPPRIDSSTASSQWSRVMPATVLLGLTTIFTGVAQAEITWRKDLTAAQAEAQQNGKGLLLHFTSDNCVWCDRLEAGAFKSPEVGSAVEKKFVPVKVHAGKSPELAKMFGVTKFPTDVMITPTGKPLGTSVSPQDPTRYIAMLALAARKMPAAAPATQAPNAPQTMLASNASPTTPAKAAVATTPPRTQQNPHVASNNLPSPDSQFAGGATGQLAGARTDGMTLGMPAQAAPQREAKTPAFGTDQPKLAMEGFCSVTVINEDQWIEGNPKFGVVHLGKLYLFQSEAKMKTFLADPAPYTPVLNEIDVVRFFEERVIVPGKRQFGMKDPVHQRMFFFADEAAMDHFWNEYERYTDAAIEVMDHAVRDANPGLN; encoded by the coding sequence ATGCGTTTGACCTCCAAACCACCGCGAATTGATTCTTCCACTGCGTCCTCGCAATGGTCGCGAGTGATGCCGGCGACGGTCTTGCTCGGTCTGACAACGATCTTCACCGGTGTCGCCCAAGCAGAAATTACTTGGCGAAAAGATTTGACCGCTGCCCAAGCGGAAGCACAGCAAAACGGCAAAGGATTGTTGCTGCACTTCACCAGCGACAATTGCGTTTGGTGTGATCGCTTGGAAGCCGGTGCTTTCAAGAGCCCTGAAGTGGGCTCAGCCGTCGAGAAGAAGTTTGTGCCCGTCAAAGTCCACGCTGGCAAATCGCCTGAGTTGGCCAAAATGTTTGGCGTCACCAAGTTTCCGACCGACGTGATGATCACGCCAACTGGCAAGCCTTTGGGCACGTCGGTCAGTCCACAAGATCCGACTCGCTACATCGCGATGTTGGCACTCGCGGCTAGAAAAATGCCCGCGGCGGCACCCGCCACACAAGCACCAAACGCACCGCAAACGATGTTGGCGTCCAACGCTTCGCCGACCACTCCTGCGAAGGCTGCTGTCGCAACCACACCACCTCGAACTCAGCAGAACCCGCACGTTGCATCGAACAACCTGCCTTCGCCCGACAGTCAGTTCGCTGGCGGAGCGACCGGTCAACTGGCCGGAGCACGCACTGACGGAATGACGCTTGGCATGCCCGCTCAAGCAGCACCTCAACGGGAAGCCAAAACGCCAGCCTTTGGTACCGACCAGCCCAAGCTCGCGATGGAAGGTTTCTGTTCCGTTACCGTGATCAACGAAGATCAATGGATCGAAGGCAATCCGAAGTTCGGAGTTGTACACCTTGGAAAGCTGTATCTGTTCCAAAGCGAAGCCAAGATGAAAACCTTCTTGGCTGACCCGGCTCCTTACACACCCGTGTTGAATGAAATCGACGTGGTTCGCTTCTTCGAAGAACGAGTGATCGTTCCCGGAAAACGTCAGTTCGGAATGAAAGATCCTGTTCATCAACGAATGTTCTTCTTCGCGGATGAAGCGGCGATGGATCATTTCTGGAACGAGTACGAACGCTACACCGACGCCGCGATTGAAGTCATGGATCACGCCGTGCGGGATGCAAATCCCGGACTGAACTGA
- a CDS encoding ECF-type sigma factor, whose translation MRAVEEGDEDATTELWEFCYPRLLNYSRQKLPSRLRRVLDEEDVALSAFKSFCRGAQMGALGDVKGRDSLWKLLFCIASRKARSYIRQQNAAKRGGGNVSGESAFETLGKTSGIENVASPSDGPDALAIFSADCQRLFDSLEDDVLEMIALLRIEGYSCDEIAQRADMSKRSVERRLNLIRQIWMSEGAMDEPSV comes from the coding sequence TTGCGTGCTGTAGAAGAAGGCGACGAAGATGCGACGACCGAACTGTGGGAATTCTGCTACCCGCGACTTTTAAACTATTCCCGTCAAAAATTGCCAAGCCGACTGCGTCGTGTTCTAGACGAAGAAGATGTCGCCCTGAGCGCGTTTAAAAGTTTTTGCCGTGGAGCTCAAATGGGAGCCCTTGGCGACGTGAAAGGACGCGACTCACTATGGAAATTGTTGTTTTGCATCGCGTCTCGAAAAGCTCGTTCCTACATACGCCAACAGAACGCGGCCAAACGAGGCGGCGGTAATGTCAGCGGCGAATCGGCGTTTGAAACGCTCGGCAAAACATCTGGCATTGAGAATGTCGCTTCGCCATCGGACGGTCCTGATGCCCTGGCAATCTTTTCGGCTGATTGTCAAAGGTTGTTTGATTCCTTGGAAGATGACGTTTTGGAGATGATTGCGTTGTTGCGGATTGAGGGCTATTCATGTGACGAGATTGCCCAGCGTGCCGACATGTCCAAACGGTCCGTCGAACGACGTCTTAACTTGATCCGGCAAATTTGGATGAGTGAAGGAGCGATGGATGAGCCTTCCGTCTGA
- a CDS encoding protein kinase domain-containing protein, whose protein sequence is MSLPSDKVAIPKQVSHYAIENRMAEGAFGVVYLGRNQRNNEQVAIKLVRLDPNADSHERFKDEAKLLAQLNHPGIVPFIDAGISGDFHYLVSTFVPGDTLEVWLKQNQLATARVVDIAIELTSALAHAHAHRIVHRDLKPQNIIMRDGRHPVIVDFDLAIHDLIGSTAKRRRGVVAGTPSFMSPEQVIGQGHRIDGRTDIYSLGVILYRMLTGHLPFRSSDAEELRQQIRQDDPQPPRQLAPAIPPMLEQVCLKAMAKDFPDRHATADDLASELACVRRELSNRRGRETHRDTSNTSEDSEWKATSGPPQSRMQRKRGRRIKRASMQRQITLLHLASDLFSSSDTQAILSLDEQSVMHEEFMQFCQDLVVKQQGRLVGRTDLGGLFSFGFPIAGEVCLRRGVRTALEFQDKFPELAERWQRMSGVTVLSKAVVHCDRAVVVSDGEYETENAFELNGHLRYVVAEMTRRALPRHVVVSDAARIGVKTYYETKPLDSIQLGKSEQFALHQVLGEGKTGSLDWAGLRGRLTPMIGRDDATSCLQERWRQTSSGEGSVTLVSGEPGIGKSRLIHWLCQWVDSRAGKPSDDSPREQRPIQLLIHSDPYYRQSSLHGVVACLRRSIGIDESVPAIKQLSKMVRYLDDLGIEGDQEVGLMASLLSISLAGCYPPLDLSPAAKKEATFELLRDWLNAYAKRSPVLLVLEDLHWADPSTLELLRRVIANGFPPSMMAVMTHRPEFKTDWGDHSGVSRMKLQRLDSVQMREMFAFCVGEEKANEHEASDWLQRTDGIPLFIEQIATIFESGSVLGSDAIPDRLQDLLLSRMQDGGRIPEAIQRGAAIGRSFDWDAIQAICDATDSELNFELDTLVRSELLFRDSRRDDSRFTFKHALIQDAAYETMIASQQQLTHGRIANHFLACQSPYPAEVIAHHFHRAHNWPQAVEHWLQAAQNATQAAAHLEAESHLGMALQALGHIEASVERDRKEIELRSLLGVHLQAIHGYAAAEVFTNYQRALILCEQLDDALATFPVAYGLFRYHVLQSQLSQASNLAETLLRTARETQDIAMLLMAHRAIGTTDAYRGRLDSARQHLEAILEVQPTIELRNEISKTDVVDVWVTARAYLAWTLWLQGDSKQALVQSDQAIAQGEPLTHPVSLILPVGFSQWLHQLRGDVDRTEATCNRSDQLGREYGFPFWNAWTLAIRGWVQSARGDHEGAIQTIQDGVTQWRASGTTAGCHYFYTLLAESCLKNHDSGAASEALNQAQAFADKTDERFYEAEILRLRGEVALLYDPADNHGAALWFRKSIELAERQGATALLAKTRRSLHRIHSFNSITE, encoded by the coding sequence ATGAGCCTTCCGTCTGACAAGGTAGCGATCCCGAAACAAGTTTCGCACTACGCAATTGAAAACCGTATGGCTGAGGGAGCGTTCGGCGTCGTTTACCTGGGGCGGAATCAACGAAACAATGAACAGGTAGCGATCAAACTTGTAAGGCTCGACCCGAACGCTGACAGTCATGAACGCTTCAAAGATGAGGCGAAACTGCTGGCACAACTCAACCATCCCGGGATCGTACCATTCATCGATGCTGGAATCAGCGGTGACTTTCACTACTTGGTTTCAACGTTTGTCCCCGGGGACACGCTTGAAGTTTGGTTGAAACAGAATCAATTAGCGACCGCCCGCGTTGTTGACATTGCGATCGAACTGACATCGGCGCTTGCCCACGCTCATGCCCACCGCATCGTGCACCGAGATTTAAAACCACAAAACATCATCATGCGTGACGGCCGTCATCCTGTGATTGTGGATTTTGATTTGGCGATTCACGACTTGATTGGTTCAACGGCCAAACGTCGCCGGGGTGTCGTGGCGGGCACGCCCAGTTTTATGTCGCCCGAACAGGTGATAGGGCAAGGCCATCGCATCGACGGCCGCACCGATATTTATTCGCTAGGTGTCATTTTATATCGGATGTTAACCGGGCATCTGCCTTTTCGTTCCAGCGATGCCGAAGAACTCCGCCAGCAGATTCGACAGGACGATCCCCAGCCTCCGCGTCAGTTGGCCCCCGCCATTCCGCCGATGCTGGAACAGGTCTGCTTGAAAGCCATGGCGAAGGATTTCCCTGACCGCCACGCAACAGCTGACGATCTAGCATCCGAACTGGCGTGTGTCCGCCGCGAATTATCGAATCGTAGAGGTCGCGAAACACATCGAGACACTTCGAATACGTCCGAAGATTCGGAATGGAAGGCGACGTCAGGTCCACCGCAATCAAGGATGCAACGCAAACGCGGTCGACGGATAAAGCGAGCGAGCATGCAACGTCAAATTACGCTTTTGCATCTTGCGTCGGACTTATTCTCGTCTTCGGACACACAGGCGATCCTCAGTCTCGACGAACAAAGCGTGATGCACGAGGAGTTCATGCAGTTCTGCCAGGACCTTGTTGTGAAGCAGCAGGGTCGTTTGGTGGGTCGCACTGACCTGGGAGGGCTATTCAGTTTTGGTTTTCCCATCGCAGGCGAAGTTTGTCTGAGACGAGGCGTTCGTACCGCGCTCGAGTTTCAAGACAAGTTTCCTGAACTGGCCGAACGATGGCAGCGAATGAGCGGCGTGACCGTGCTTAGCAAAGCGGTCGTTCATTGTGACCGCGCCGTCGTCGTGAGCGATGGTGAATACGAAACAGAAAATGCTTTTGAACTCAACGGACATTTGCGATATGTCGTCGCTGAAATGACACGAAGAGCGCTACCGCGGCATGTGGTCGTCAGCGACGCGGCGCGTATTGGAGTCAAGACGTACTACGAAACGAAGCCGCTGGATTCGATCCAGCTCGGCAAATCCGAGCAGTTTGCATTGCATCAAGTACTCGGTGAAGGAAAGACTGGGTCTCTCGATTGGGCGGGCCTGCGAGGCCGGCTGACACCTATGATTGGCCGTGACGACGCAACCAGTTGTTTGCAAGAACGCTGGCGTCAAACATCCTCCGGTGAAGGGTCCGTGACACTGGTCTCTGGAGAGCCGGGAATTGGCAAGTCACGATTGATTCATTGGCTATGCCAGTGGGTGGATTCTCGGGCGGGTAAGCCCAGCGATGATAGCCCACGAGAGCAACGTCCCATCCAGCTCTTGATTCACTCTGATCCCTACTATCGACAGAGTAGTCTGCATGGGGTCGTCGCGTGCTTGCGACGAAGCATAGGGATCGACGAATCAGTTCCCGCAATCAAACAACTCAGCAAGATGGTTCGATACCTAGACGATCTGGGGATTGAAGGCGATCAAGAAGTGGGCTTGATGGCATCGTTGCTTTCCATCTCGCTGGCTGGATGCTACCCGCCCCTCGATCTCTCACCAGCGGCGAAAAAGGAAGCCACATTCGAGTTGCTTCGAGACTGGTTGAACGCTTACGCGAAGCGATCGCCGGTTCTCTTGGTGTTGGAAGACCTCCACTGGGCCGACCCGTCGACCTTAGAATTGCTACGGCGTGTCATTGCAAACGGATTTCCTCCTTCGATGATGGCGGTAATGACTCATCGCCCGGAGTTCAAAACAGACTGGGGTGATCATTCGGGTGTCAGTCGCATGAAGCTTCAACGGCTCGACAGTGTGCAAATGCGGGAGATGTTCGCGTTTTGCGTCGGAGAAGAGAAAGCTAACGAGCATGAAGCTTCGGATTGGCTGCAACGAACAGACGGCATTCCTTTGTTCATCGAACAAATTGCTACGATTTTTGAGTCTGGATCCGTTTTAGGGAGCGATGCGATTCCAGATCGCTTGCAAGACTTGCTGCTCTCACGCATGCAAGACGGCGGCAGGATTCCCGAAGCAATTCAGCGAGGCGCTGCCATCGGACGCAGTTTTGATTGGGATGCGATCCAGGCAATTTGTGATGCCACCGATAGCGAACTGAATTTCGAATTGGATACGCTGGTCCGTTCTGAATTGCTTTTCCGCGATTCGCGTCGTGACGACTCACGTTTTACGTTCAAGCACGCTCTGATCCAAGACGCAGCCTATGAAACGATGATTGCTTCGCAACAACAGCTCACTCACGGGCGGATCGCGAATCATTTCCTCGCGTGCCAGTCACCGTATCCGGCCGAAGTCATCGCTCATCACTTCCACCGAGCCCACAACTGGCCCCAAGCAGTGGAACATTGGCTGCAAGCGGCTCAGAATGCGACACAAGCCGCTGCCCATCTGGAAGCCGAGAGCCATCTTGGAATGGCACTTCAGGCACTTGGACACATCGAAGCGTCAGTCGAGCGAGATCGAAAAGAGATTGAGCTACGCAGCCTTTTGGGCGTCCACTTGCAAGCGATTCATGGCTACGCTGCTGCAGAAGTTTTCACGAATTATCAACGGGCATTGATTCTGTGTGAGCAACTTGACGATGCACTGGCCACCTTTCCGGTCGCTTATGGATTGTTCCGCTACCACGTACTTCAATCGCAGCTCAGTCAGGCAAGCAATTTGGCGGAGACCTTATTGAGGACCGCTCGAGAAACGCAAGACATCGCCATGCTGCTGATGGCTCATCGAGCGATCGGAACCACAGACGCTTATCGAGGCAGGCTTGACTCCGCACGCCAACATCTCGAGGCGATTTTGGAGGTTCAGCCCACGATTGAACTGCGAAACGAGATCTCGAAGACCGACGTTGTCGATGTTTGGGTCACCGCTCGGGCATATCTTGCCTGGACGCTTTGGTTGCAAGGCGACTCAAAGCAGGCGCTTGTTCAAAGTGATCAGGCGATTGCCCAGGGCGAACCATTGACGCATCCCGTGTCGCTCATTTTGCCGGTAGGTTTTTCGCAATGGCTACATCAGCTGCGAGGTGACGTTGACCGGACCGAGGCAACTTGTAATCGATCAGATCAACTTGGCAGAGAGTACGGCTTTCCGTTTTGGAACGCGTGGACACTGGCGATTCGTGGCTGGGTCCAGTCCGCCCGCGGCGACCACGAAGGTGCGATACAAACCATCCAAGATGGCGTGACGCAGTGGCGTGCATCCGGAACCACCGCGGGTTGCCATTACTTCTACACATTGCTGGCCGAAAGCTGTCTCAAGAACCATGACTCCGGTGCCGCGTCGGAAGCTTTAAACCAAGCTCAAGCGTTCGCCGACAAAACCGACGAACGATTCTACGAAGCCGAGATTTTACGCCTTCGAGGAGAGGTCGCTTTGTTGTACGACCCTGCGGACAATCATGGAGCGGCGCTGTGGTTTCGCAAATCGATCGAGTTGGCTGAACGACAGGGCGCAACGGCACTCCTGGCCAAAACGAGAAGAAGCCTCCATCGAATTCATTCCTTCAACTCAATCACCGAGTGA
- a CDS encoding fused MFS/spermidine synthase, with the protein MPSCTSVVSGSTINSTNVSKQTTSWFVFAGATLLGAFLVFQVQPVISKCVLPWFGGTPAVWTTCLLFFQVLLFAGYLYAHCLRRFLPPALQGVVHLALLCAAAWSLPIAPSDAWKPVGTEDPTWALLWLLTAHVALPYFVLSSTGPLVQAWLSYENQSDSVYRLYALSNVGSLVALLSYPFVVEPLLSIEQQSIFWSLAFYGFVVVDGWLAISLLRRRKQSVATSGEASATDQPVLAGLRVADWTVWIGLPALASVMLLVVTSHVCQDIAVMPFLWVLPLSLYLLSFIVSFDSPTWYRPKLIAAFTGFAFVVIQLKGWFPGTWQMPVEALSYLVVLFGVCLLCHGETAARKPATQRLTLYYALISFGGAMGGILVALVCPLVFQDYRELPIAMSLSIGVVAITFLASRSWLTMTCDWRLSKGITGLIVAIIGFTAVVTTLTNRTDTIDQRRNFFGVLRVENDAERIQLVHGNTIHGIQLHGPERMTPTSYFGHSSGVGRLIHTMQAESPEMRIGVIGLGCGVLAAYGRESDTMDMYEINPDVLAIAKEHFTFLSDCPATIEHHLGDGRLLLERHTDKKFDLLILDAFSSDAIPAHLLTLEAMQLYRNRLAEDGVLAVHVSNNHLDLVPLTHRLTQAIGMSSRLIQNDHCDQVYTRPSRWVIATDRDDSFWESEHLSVAHKPNAAVVESAPLWTDQHHNLASVLIWPSL; encoded by the coding sequence ATGCCGTCGTGCACCTCGGTTGTTTCAGGTTCCACTATCAATTCAACCAACGTTTCCAAGCAGACCACGTCGTGGTTTGTCTTCGCGGGAGCAACGTTGCTGGGGGCCTTTTTGGTGTTCCAGGTTCAACCTGTGATCAGCAAGTGTGTGTTGCCTTGGTTTGGTGGCACGCCCGCTGTTTGGACGACTTGCTTGCTGTTCTTTCAGGTCCTGCTGTTCGCTGGTTACCTGTACGCCCACTGTCTCAGACGTTTCTTGCCGCCGGCATTGCAAGGAGTCGTGCACCTGGCGTTGTTGTGTGCGGCCGCATGGTCTTTGCCGATCGCGCCCTCGGACGCTTGGAAGCCTGTCGGAACCGAAGACCCAACGTGGGCGTTGCTTTGGTTGCTGACCGCACACGTCGCTCTGCCGTATTTCGTGCTCTCCAGCACTGGGCCTTTGGTCCAAGCATGGTTGAGCTATGAAAACCAATCCGACTCCGTCTATCGGCTTTATGCCCTTTCCAATGTCGGTTCGTTGGTGGCTCTGCTGAGCTACCCGTTTGTCGTGGAACCATTGCTGTCAATCGAACAGCAATCCATTTTCTGGTCGCTGGCGTTTTACGGTTTTGTCGTCGTGGATGGCTGGTTGGCAATCAGTTTGCTGCGTCGACGAAAGCAAAGTGTCGCCACGTCAGGCGAAGCTTCTGCAACCGATCAACCGGTACTCGCCGGCTTGCGAGTTGCGGACTGGACCGTTTGGATTGGATTGCCGGCCTTGGCTTCCGTGATGTTGTTGGTGGTGACCAGCCATGTTTGCCAAGACATTGCCGTGATGCCGTTTCTTTGGGTGTTGCCATTGAGTCTGTATCTGCTGAGCTTCATCGTCAGTTTTGATTCGCCGACCTGGTATCGCCCCAAACTTATCGCGGCCTTCACCGGTTTCGCGTTTGTCGTTATTCAGCTGAAAGGCTGGTTCCCCGGAACATGGCAAATGCCCGTGGAAGCACTCTCCTACTTGGTCGTCTTGTTTGGCGTTTGCTTGTTGTGTCACGGCGAGACCGCGGCCCGCAAACCGGCCACTCAGCGATTGACTTTGTATTACGCACTGATTTCGTTTGGCGGTGCAATGGGCGGGATCCTGGTCGCGCTAGTTTGTCCGCTCGTGTTCCAGGACTACCGCGAACTTCCCATCGCCATGTCTTTGTCGATCGGTGTGGTTGCGATCACTTTCTTGGCATCGCGGTCTTGGTTGACGATGACCTGTGATTGGAGATTGTCCAAAGGCATCACCGGATTGATCGTAGCGATCATCGGATTCACTGCCGTCGTGACCACCTTGACGAATCGAACCGACACGATTGATCAGCGTCGCAACTTCTTTGGTGTGCTTCGAGTCGAGAACGATGCCGAACGGATCCAATTGGTGCATGGCAATACGATCCATGGAATCCAGTTGCACGGTCCGGAACGGATGACTCCGACGTCTTACTTTGGACACAGCAGCGGCGTCGGGCGATTGATTCACACAATGCAAGCCGAGTCACCTGAAATGCGAATCGGAGTCATTGGACTTGGGTGCGGTGTATTGGCCGCGTACGGTCGAGAGTCGGACACGATGGATATGTACGAGATCAATCCCGATGTGTTGGCGATCGCCAAAGAACACTTCACGTTCCTCAGCGATTGCCCCGCCACGATCGAGCATCACTTGGGCGATGGTCGTTTGTTGCTGGAGCGACACACCGACAAGAAGTTTGACTTGCTGATCTTGGATGCGTTCAGCAGCGACGCGATTCCTGCCCACCTACTAACGCTCGAAGCGATGCAACTGTACCGGAATCGGTTGGCGGAGGATGGCGTGTTGGCTGTCCACGTCTCGAACAATCATCTCGATTTGGTGCCGCTCACGCACCGGCTGACCCAAGCGATCGGAATGTCAAGCCGATTGATTCAAAACGATCATTGCGACCAGGTTTACACCCGTCCGTCACGCTGGGTCATCGCCACTGATCGCGACGATTCATTTTGGGAATCGGAGCATCTGAGCGTGGCCCACAAGCCGAATGCGGCCGTTGTTGAATCCGCCCCATTGTGGACGGACCAGCATCACAACTTGGCCAGCGTGCTGATTTGGCCGTCACTTTGA